In the Duncaniella freteri genome, one interval contains:
- a CDS encoding ABC transporter ATP-binding protein — MIELKDFSIGYGARRLLSDVSLSIPGGCLTALVGRNGTGKSTLLRSIAGLNRNYSGDILVDGNVLNHLPPQRLAKMLAFVSTERTRIPYLKCEDVVAIGRAPYTNWIGHIQDMDREIVAKALSLVGMEAYAGRTMDTMSDGECQRVMIARALAQDTSVILFDEPTSFLDMPGRYELCSLLGRLAHEEGKCIFFSTHELDIALKMCDKVAVLDSTSLEIYDAGELRDSGLIEQIFSINL, encoded by the coding sequence ATGATTGAATTAAAGGACTTTTCCATAGGATACGGAGCTCGCCGATTGCTGTCTGATGTGTCGCTTTCGATCCCGGGAGGATGCCTCACTGCACTTGTTGGCCGTAACGGCACAGGCAAGTCGACGCTTCTGCGTTCCATTGCAGGGCTTAACCGAAATTATTCGGGCGACATACTTGTCGATGGCAATGTTCTGAACCATCTGCCGCCTCAGCGTCTCGCAAAGATGCTTGCATTTGTGAGTACCGAACGAACCCGCATACCCTACTTGAAATGCGAGGATGTCGTAGCAATAGGAAGGGCACCATACACTAATTGGATAGGACATATCCAGGATATGGACCGTGAGATTGTGGCAAAGGCATTGTCATTGGTCGGTATGGAGGCATATGCCGGACGCACTATGGACACAATGAGCGACGGTGAGTGCCAGCGAGTGATGATTGCGCGTGCATTGGCTCAGGATACATCTGTAATACTATTTGACGAGCCCACGTCATTTCTTGACATGCCGGGCAGGTATGAGCTATGCTCTCTGCTCGGAAGGCTTGCCCACGAAGAGGGAAAGTGCATATTTTTTTCCACTCATGAGCTTGATATCGCTTTGAAGATGTGTGATAAAGTGGCAGTGCTCGATTCTACATCACTGGAGATTTACGATGCCGGAGAATTGCGTGACAGTGGGCTTATAGAACAGATTTTTTCAATAAATCTCTAA
- a CDS encoding iron ABC transporter permease: MQSRNTLLFIALIVAVVSLFSVDMMVGAVNIPLSEVWKALTGGDCPESTVKIVRNIRLVKAFVALLAGAALSVSGLQMQTLFRNPLAGPYVLGISSGASLGVALVVLAGFGSSFGVAGAAWVGSAVVLMFIGIAARRIKDIMVILILGMMFSSGVSAVVQILQYLSRDEALKTFVIWTMGSLGEVTVMQLCILFPSVLLGLVLAVLSIKPLNMLLFGEDYAVTMGLNIRRSRGMIFMSATLLAGTVTAFCGPIGFIGLAMPHVTRMMFDNSDHRVLIPATMLSGASVMIICDIISKMFTLPVNAITALLGVPVVVWIVLRNRV, encoded by the coding sequence ATGCAATCGCGCAATACATTATTGTTCATAGCTCTGATAGTCGCAGTCGTTTCACTGTTTTCAGTGGATATGATGGTCGGAGCTGTCAATATCCCGCTTTCGGAAGTGTGGAAGGCTCTGACCGGTGGCGATTGTCCCGAGTCTACGGTTAAAATAGTCCGGAACATAAGGCTTGTCAAGGCTTTTGTCGCCCTTCTTGCCGGAGCTGCATTATCGGTCAGCGGGTTGCAGATGCAGACATTGTTTCGTAACCCCTTGGCTGGTCCTTATGTCCTTGGTATAAGTTCCGGAGCGAGTCTTGGAGTCGCGTTGGTGGTGCTTGCAGGGTTTGGCTCATCGTTTGGAGTAGCAGGTGCAGCATGGGTCGGTTCGGCGGTAGTCCTGATGTTTATAGGGATAGCCGCCCGCCGCATCAAGGATATAATGGTGATATTGATTCTCGGCATGATGTTCTCATCGGGAGTAAGTGCCGTGGTACAGATATTGCAGTATCTCAGCCGGGACGAGGCTCTAAAGACATTTGTAATATGGACTATGGGGTCGCTTGGCGAAGTGACTGTAATGCAGCTCTGCATACTGTTCCCTTCGGTGCTTCTGGGACTTGTGCTCGCAGTGCTGTCCATAAAGCCTTTGAATATGCTGCTTTTCGGTGAGGACTATGCAGTGACTATGGGCTTGAATATCAGGCGTTCGCGCGGTATGATATTTATGTCGGCAACGCTTCTTGCCGGAACTGTGACCGCTTTTTGCGGTCCGATCGGTTTTATCGGACTGGCTATGCCTCATGTCACGAGAATGATGTTTGACAACAGTGATCATCGTGTGCTCATACCTGCCACCATGCTGTCGGGAGCCTCGGTTATGATAATCTGTGACATCATATCCAAGATGTTTACTCTTCCGGTAAATGCGATTACAGCTCTTCTCGGAGTGCCTGTCGTGGTATGGATTGTGTTAAGAAATAGAGTATGA
- a CDS encoding ABC transporter substrate-binding protein, translated as MRSCSVILFLALIMVACGNRQENINEFVSDVYTPVYARGFSISGAEGKRSTLLTVSNPWQGADSVVVSLFISRDGEPVPDGFEGQVIYGDAARVITMSSTQIAMLDAIGESRKVVGVSGLGFISSPGIRSRRDSIGDVGYDSNFNYELIMSLDPDIVLLYGVNGASPVESKLRELDIPFIYIGDYLESSPLGKAEWMVALAEIVGRRDDGEKHFKEIAQSYNSLKELVSNAVEDVPKVMLNAPYGDTWFMPAEDNYSVQLIRDAGGEYIYGRNRSGISVPIDIEEAYMLCSDADIWLNPGSAGTLAELAVACPKFTDTDCFRSGHIFNNTRRSTSGGGNDYYESGVVNPDMVLRDLVKIFHPGLVHEEFVYHKQLN; from the coding sequence ATGAGATCCTGTTCAGTCATATTGTTTCTGGCTCTTATTATGGTCGCCTGCGGTAATAGGCAGGAGAATATTAATGAGTTTGTTTCTGATGTGTACACCCCTGTATATGCCCGGGGATTTAGTATCAGTGGTGCTGAAGGGAAGCGTAGCACACTCCTTACGGTGTCGAATCCGTGGCAGGGGGCTGACAGTGTGGTGGTGAGTCTTTTTATATCTCGTGATGGAGAGCCGGTTCCTGATGGTTTTGAAGGACAGGTGATTTACGGAGATGCCGCTCGTGTTATCACCATGTCGTCAACACAGATAGCGATGCTTGATGCGATAGGGGAGAGCCGTAAGGTGGTCGGTGTGTCAGGGCTTGGTTTCATTTCCAGTCCTGGGATCAGAAGCCGCCGTGACAGCATTGGGGATGTGGGTTATGACAGCAATTTCAATTATGAGCTGATCATGTCGCTCGATCCTGACATTGTACTGCTGTATGGAGTCAATGGCGCAAGTCCTGTGGAGAGCAAGCTCAGGGAACTTGATATACCGTTTATCTATATTGGTGACTACCTTGAGTCGTCACCTCTTGGAAAAGCCGAATGGATGGTGGCTCTGGCTGAGATTGTCGGCAGGCGTGACGATGGGGAAAAACATTTCAAAGAAATTGCTCAGAGCTATAACTCACTGAAGGAACTGGTGTCAAATGCCGTTGAGGATGTCCCGAAAGTAATGCTTAATGCTCCCTATGGCGATACCTGGTTTATGCCTGCTGAGGATAACTATTCAGTTCAGCTTATCCGAGATGCCGGCGGAGAATATATATATGGTAGAAACAGGAGCGGGATTTCTGTGCCGATTGATATTGAGGAGGCTTACATGCTTTGTTCCGATGCGGACATTTGGCTCAATCCGGGAAGTGCCGGGACTCTTGCCGAACTTGCTGTCGCTTGCCCTAAGTTTACTGATACGGATTGTTTCAGGTCAGGGCATATCTTTAATAACACTCGGCGTTCTACTTCCGGAGGCGGGAATGACTATTATGAATCGGGAGTGGTGAATCCTGATATGGTGCTTCGTGATCTTGTGAAGATATTCCATCCCGGATTGGTTCATGAGGAATTTGTGTATCACAAACAGTTGAATTGA
- a CDS encoding TonB-dependent receptor, whose protein sequence is MKRLLYFIILSAVACGAYAQADGNISLRQVTVTARRPMKEIGVQKTPFDSAMLKENVALSMADVLAFNSSVFVKSYGRATLSTVAFRGTSPSHTQVTWNGMRINNPMLGMTDFSTIPAYFIDQASLLHGTSSVNETGGGLGGLVRLGTLPYVPEGFNAQYVQGIGSFSTFDEFLRVTYGNDHWSSSTRAVYSSSPNDYEYTNHDKKVNIYDDDHNIVGQYHPKERNRSGSFKDFHILQEVYYNTLRGDRFGVNAWFVNSNRELPMLTTDYGKASDFENRQREHTFRGILSWDHNRSNWRTGVKGGYVHTWMGYDYKREVAPDNWAVMTRSRSKVNTIYGQIDGEYNPARRWYFTANVSAHQHFVRSEDKNIILQEGGNGIVGYDKGRIELSGAFSAKWQATDRIGMSLVLREEMFGEKWAPLTPAFFIDGLVARRGNVMLRASVSRNHKFPTLNDMYFLPGGNPDLRSEEGWTYDAGMSFDIGGESLESGSRAIALGGSVTWFDSYIDDWIIWLPTTKGFFSPRNVKKVHAYGIEVKGNMALRPAKGWLIDLNGSYSWTPSINEGEKMSPADMSVGRQLPYVPKHSASVTGRLSWQSWSFLYKWAYYSERFTMSSNDYTLTGHLPDYFMSNVSLEKGLSFKPLDMQLKLAVNNLFNEDYMSVLSRPMPGINFEFFIGITPKFRKKK, encoded by the coding sequence ATGAAACGTCTGTTGTATTTTATAATATTGTCGGCGGTGGCTTGTGGTGCATATGCACAGGCAGATGGGAATATCAGTCTGAGGCAGGTCACAGTGACGGCACGTAGGCCCATGAAGGAGATCGGTGTTCAAAAGACCCCGTTCGATTCCGCCATGCTGAAGGAGAATGTAGCCCTTTCTATGGCTGATGTACTTGCATTCAATTCTTCGGTTTTTGTGAAAAGCTACGGACGTGCCACGCTGTCCACAGTAGCTTTCCGGGGCACTTCTCCGAGTCACACTCAGGTGACGTGGAACGGAATGCGCATCAATAACCCTATGCTTGGAATGACCGATTTCTCTACTATTCCGGCCTATTTTATAGATCAGGCATCGCTGCTTCATGGCACATCGTCAGTCAATGAAACCGGAGGAGGGCTCGGAGGGCTTGTTCGTCTCGGAACACTTCCATATGTTCCTGAAGGATTCAATGCGCAGTATGTTCAGGGAATAGGTTCATTCAGCACTTTTGACGAGTTTCTCCGTGTGACTTATGGCAACGACCACTGGAGCAGTTCTACACGTGCGGTGTATTCGTCATCCCCCAACGATTATGAATATACTAACCATGACAAGAAGGTCAATATCTATGATGATGACCACAATATAGTGGGTCAGTATCATCCCAAGGAACGTAATCGTTCCGGATCGTTCAAGGATTTCCACATTTTGCAGGAGGTCTATTACAATACTCTCCGTGGTGATCGTTTTGGTGTGAACGCATGGTTCGTAAATTCCAATCGTGAGTTGCCTATGCTCACAACCGATTATGGTAAAGCCTCTGATTTCGAGAACAGGCAGCGAGAACACACATTCCGTGGCATACTATCCTGGGATCATAACCGAAGCAATTGGAGGACAGGTGTCAAAGGCGGGTATGTTCACACTTGGATGGGATATGATTACAAGCGGGAAGTGGCTCCTGACAATTGGGCTGTGATGACACGCTCACGCAGCAAGGTGAATACCATATATGGTCAGATTGATGGGGAATATAATCCTGCCAGACGCTGGTACTTCACTGCCAATGTATCTGCCCATCAGCATTTTGTGAGGAGCGAGGACAAGAATATAATACTTCAGGAAGGTGGCAATGGCATAGTCGGTTATGACAAGGGACGTATTGAGCTTTCAGGTGCTTTTTCTGCCAAGTGGCAGGCAACTGACCGTATAGGCATGTCGCTTGTGTTGCGTGAAGAGATGTTTGGTGAAAAGTGGGCACCCCTGACGCCGGCATTCTTTATTGACGGACTTGTGGCTCGGAGAGGTAATGTTATGCTTCGGGCATCTGTGTCACGCAATCATAAGTTCCCGACGCTTAATGATATGTATTTCCTTCCGGGTGGCAATCCCGATCTCAGGAGCGAGGAAGGATGGACCTATGATGCCGGAATGTCATTCGATATTGGTGGCGAGAGCCTTGAGAGCGGATCTCGGGCGATCGCATTGGGAGGAAGTGTCACATGGTTTGATTCTTATATCGACGACTGGATAATATGGTTGCCGACAACAAAGGGCTTTTTCTCTCCCAGAAATGTGAAGAAGGTGCATGCTTATGGTATCGAGGTCAAAGGCAATATGGCATTGCGTCCCGCAAAAGGATGGCTGATCGATCTGAATGGATCATATTCCTGGACTCCGTCGATTAATGAGGGTGAAAAAATGTCGCCTGCCGATATGTCGGTAGGTAGGCAGTTGCCATATGTCCCTAAGCATTCGGCGTCGGTCACCGGACGGCTGTCATGGCAGTCATGGAGCTTTCTGTATAAGTGGGCATACTATTCTGAGCGGTTCACTATGTCGAGCAATGATTACACTCTCACCGGGCATCTTCCCGATTATTTCATGAGTAATGTCTCTCTTGAAAAGGGGTTGTCGTTCAAGCCTCTTGACATGCAGTTGAAGCTTGCCGTCAATAATCTTTTCAATGAGGACTATATGTCGGTGCTTTCGCGTCCGATGCCTGGAATAAACTTTGAGTTCTTTATAGGGATAACACCTAAATTCAGGAAAAAGAAATGA
- a CDS encoding YncE family protein, whose translation MRIINRLSVLLCVPLCLTGCMKWDYSDSPEDFDAPGSGLFILNEGNFQYGNASLSYYDPETDNVENEVFLRANGMKLGDVAQSMTVYDDKGWIVVNNSHVVFAIDLSSFKEIGRIENLTSPRYIHFVSDDKAYVSQLWDNRIFIVDPRRYEVTGYIEVPDMAMGNGSTEQMVQIGKYVYCNCWSYQNRIIKIDTESDRVVASVTVGVQPTSLAVDRYGRLWTVTDGGYEDSPYGYEAPSLFRIDPEEFTIEKEFKFRLGNSPCELQTNGDGSLLYWVDDDIWCMDVDAERLPVRPFLERRDTKYYGLTVSPSTGDVYVADAIDYQQQGMIYRYTPEGELADEFYVGITPGAFCWK comes from the coding sequence ATGAGAATAATAAATAGATTAAGCGTTCTGCTCTGTGTGCCTTTATGCCTGACAGGGTGCATGAAGTGGGACTACTCTGACAGTCCCGAGGATTTCGATGCACCAGGCTCCGGTCTGTTCATACTGAATGAAGGTAACTTTCAGTATGGCAATGCTTCGCTTTCCTATTACGATCCGGAGACCGATAATGTGGAGAATGAGGTGTTTTTGCGGGCTAATGGCATGAAACTCGGTGATGTGGCACAGTCCATGACCGTCTATGATGACAAGGGGTGGATAGTGGTCAATAACAGTCATGTGGTGTTTGCAATCGATCTATCCTCTTTCAAGGAGATAGGTCGAATCGAGAATCTGACATCTCCGCGTTATATACATTTTGTTAGCGATGACAAGGCTTATGTGAGCCAGTTGTGGGACAATCGTATATTTATAGTTGACCCTCGCCGGTATGAGGTGACTGGGTATATCGAAGTCCCGGATATGGCAATGGGTAACGGTTCGACAGAACAGATGGTGCAGATTGGCAAGTATGTCTACTGCAATTGCTGGTCGTATCAGAACCGTATAATAAAAATTGATACTGAGAGCGATCGTGTGGTTGCATCCGTTACTGTCGGTGTTCAGCCAACATCATTGGCGGTTGACAGGTACGGACGGTTGTGGACTGTCACTGACGGTGGTTACGAGGATAGTCCTTATGGCTATGAAGCCCCATCGCTTTTCAGGATAGATCCGGAAGAATTTACAATAGAAAAAGAGTTTAAGTTCAGGCTTGGAAATTCTCCATGCGAACTTCAGACCAATGGTGACGGAAGCCTTCTCTATTGGGTGGATGATGATATATGGTGCATGGATGTCGACGCTGAGCGTCTTCCGGTGCGGCCGTTTCTTGAACGTCGTGACACGAAGTATTATGGTCTCACGGTGAGTCCGTCGACAGGAGATGTGTATGTTGCCGATGCGATCGATTACCAGCAGCAAGGCATGATATACCGCTACACTCCGGAAGGGGAACTTGCTGATGAATTTTATGTAGGTATAACCCCTGGTGCATTCTGTTGGAAATGA
- a CDS encoding PKD-like domain-containing protein produces MKKFLLIMPLLAILLSCNKDEAIFQEASPVIELDSEDGYYIVKVGATLRVSPAYKNVDEATFTWECEGSIISDKPQLEYIFEIPGTYYINLTVRTSAGKAEEDIRVDVDEMAPPVISIAIPDGGLNVIAGREYEIVPDVQNADDAVFVWAIDGKTVSEEKSCRFRESSVGKYNLKLTVTNDDGKAEKTIAINVVDRMPIDIVLPSSMFFSENIKKYVSEGESICLRPYLSVSENVTCQWSLDGVEISDATSVLYDFKPERVGEYTLSFTAKYSSVLSKHDISRNISSTGNDEASIDIPVVCCKESAMRPYTSACSRYACKVYEYVPAPGQFINEKASGYDGVTTHESACRYALGRLNKEQSVSLGAWGGYIIVGFDHSIENRGGYDFSIKGNAIDTSNEPGIVWVMQDVNGNGLPDDEWYELKGSEYGKEETLQQYAVTYFRPGANMNTQWVDNLGGTGVIRRISSQHPQAFYYPLWIESDSYTLYGTRLKARTEISSVTGLWCNNPFGWGYADNLGEDVTDKNNPEADAIANYFRISDAVRLDGKPADLKFIDFIKVQTGVNAYAGQLGENSTEVFSFCDENNK; encoded by the coding sequence ATGAAGAAGTTCTTGCTAATCATGCCTCTTTTGGCTATACTGCTCTCCTGTAATAAAGATGAGGCTATCTTTCAGGAAGCCTCACCTGTCATTGAGCTTGATAGTGAGGACGGATACTACATTGTAAAGGTGGGGGCTACTCTCAGGGTGTCCCCTGCCTATAAAAATGTAGATGAAGCTACCTTCACATGGGAATGTGAGGGTAGCATTATATCTGATAAGCCCCAGTTGGAATACATATTCGAGATCCCTGGGACATATTATATAAATTTGACAGTCAGGACATCAGCCGGAAAAGCCGAGGAGGATATAAGGGTTGATGTGGATGAGATGGCCCCACCTGTGATATCGATAGCTATCCCTGATGGTGGGCTGAATGTGATTGCAGGACGAGAATATGAAATCGTTCCTGATGTGCAGAATGCCGATGATGCCGTTTTTGTGTGGGCGATTGACGGAAAGACTGTGAGCGAGGAGAAGTCCTGTAGATTCCGTGAATCATCTGTTGGCAAATATAATCTCAAATTGACAGTAACCAATGATGATGGCAAAGCTGAAAAGACAATAGCAATAAATGTTGTGGACAGGATGCCGATTGATATCGTGCTCCCTTCATCAATGTTTTTTTCTGAAAATATAAAGAAGTATGTCAGTGAGGGTGAATCGATATGTCTCCGACCCTATCTGTCTGTGTCAGAAAATGTCACATGTCAGTGGAGCCTTGATGGAGTAGAGATATCTGATGCGACATCTGTATTGTATGATTTTAAGCCTGAAAGAGTAGGGGAATACACTCTTTCGTTTACAGCAAAATATTCCTCAGTTCTCTCAAAACATGATATTTCACGAAATATATCATCCACAGGCAATGATGAAGCTTCCATAGATATTCCGGTTGTATGCTGTAAGGAATCTGCCATGCGGCCTTATACATCGGCTTGCAGCCGCTATGCATGTAAGGTATATGAGTATGTGCCTGCCCCTGGGCAGTTCATTAATGAGAAGGCTTCAGGCTACGATGGGGTCACAACCCATGAATCAGCATGCAGGTATGCCCTCGGCCGACTCAATAAGGAGCAGAGCGTTTCTCTCGGAGCATGGGGCGGATATATCATTGTAGGCTTTGACCATAGTATTGAGAATAGGGGAGGTTATGATTTCTCCATCAAGGGTAATGCCATAGATACATCCAATGAGCCGGGTATAGTGTGGGTGATGCAGGATGTCAATGGCAATGGTCTGCCTGATGATGAATGGTATGAGCTGAAAGGCTCGGAATACGGTAAGGAGGAGACCTTACAGCAGTATGCTGTCACTTATTTCCGTCCGGGAGCCAATATGAACACACAATGGGTTGACAATCTTGGTGGCACAGGTGTGATCAGACGTATCAGTTCACAGCACCCTCAGGCTTTCTATTATCCGTTGTGGATTGAAAGCGACTCCTACACCCTGTATGGAACCCGACTCAAGGCGCGGACCGAGATCTCATCAGTGACTGGTCTGTGGTGCAATAATCCTTTCGGATGGGGGTATGCCGATAATCTTGGGGAAGATGTCACTGACAAGAACAACCCGGAGGCTGATGCCATAGCCAATTATTTCAGGATTTCCGATGCCGTCAGGCTTGATGGAAAGCCTGCCGATCTTAAGTTTATCGATTTTATAAAGGTACAGACCGGAGTAAATGCCTATGCCGGTCAGCTTGGCGAAAATTCCACTGAGGTATTCAGTTTCTGTGATGAGAATAATAAATAG
- a CDS encoding DUF4465 domain-containing protein translates to MKLNFGFLIYGAAFLTAAMFTACSDDDDQVLPVYTITTVSFDKVPESMIAVDEYGSNYYSSYDGEQVKSGYMARIGETDTYVQFPVNYLWQEWVPGNPWMYEFYNGGFVVSDFTNMTGADYTNQCSVYNQSGGHNDANFIVANGYSVANGSSVSYDKCAKIYLTDKTGYQVVASDPDQPVSGEAHYGTFNSVWVCNTTYSYLAMKDGNGIAHALKDDNGWFKVVFVAMDKNCKPTGKTVSYYLANFDASKTKESGLDNEIRTGWNKVDLSGLGDNVCTVAIDFEGSDVGAYGINTPAYVALDDLEIKVNE, encoded by the coding sequence ATGAAACTTAATTTCGGTTTTCTTATCTATGGTGCGGCTTTCCTGACAGCTGCAATGTTTACGGCATGTTCCGATGATGATGATCAGGTGCTTCCGGTATATACAATCACGACCGTTTCTTTTGACAAGGTTCCGGAATCAATGATTGCCGTGGATGAGTATGGCTCAAACTATTATTCTTCATATGATGGCGAACAGGTGAAATCCGGTTATATGGCACGAATAGGCGAGACCGATACCTATGTGCAGTTCCCTGTCAACTATCTGTGGCAGGAATGGGTCCCTGGCAATCCATGGATGTATGAATTCTACAATGGCGGATTTGTGGTATCTGATTTCACAAATATGACAGGAGCGGACTATACAAATCAGTGTAGTGTATACAATCAGTCCGGCGGACATAATGATGCTAACTTTATTGTGGCAAATGGATACTCGGTAGCTAATGGGTCTTCTGTTTCTTACGATAAGTGTGCGAAGATTTATCTTACAGACAAGACCGGGTATCAGGTTGTAGCCTCCGATCCTGACCAGCCTGTCAGTGGTGAGGCTCATTATGGCACATTTAATAGTGTTTGGGTATGTAATACCACCTATTCATATTTGGCAATGAAGGATGGCAATGGCATAGCCCATGCGCTTAAGGACGATAACGGATGGTTCAAGGTAGTGTTTGTCGCTATGGATAAGAACTGTAAGCCCACAGGTAAGACTGTCAGCTACTATCTTGCTAACTTTGATGCTTCCAAAACCAAAGAATCAGGGCTTGATAATGAGATTCGTACAGGCTGGAACAAGGTTGACCTGAGCGGTCTCGGTGATAACGTATGTACAGTTGCTATTGATTTTGAAGGCAGTGATGTCGGTGCTTATGGCATTAACACACCTGCGTATGTCGCACTCGATGATCTTGAAATAAAAGTTAACGAATAA
- a CDS encoding glycoside hydrolase family 28 protein, with product MKLPSTIVAFALTIMLGSSAANAGNYDALYEGLQFEMPKIDRPVFPSRAVSLTDFGAVADGVSLNTKAFANAIDYLSSRGGGTLNVPAGVWLTGPIVLKSNINLHLDGGALITFSGDDSLYETKYVVYEGFEAWRTQSPITGENLENIAITGEGVIDGNGGMWRPVKRDKMSGAEWKNLTAKGGIVVDDRTWYPSQSYIDGMEYSQKSDRDRAALTKEEAARIKRYLRPVMIQLVKCRNVFLQGVTFQNSPAWNVHPLMCENLIVDGVFIKNPFFAQNGDGLDVESCRNVIIYRSTLDVGDDAICLKSGKDEAGRKRGIPTENVIVRDCRVYHGHGGFVVGSEMSGGVTNVSVADCQFIGTDVGLRFKSTRGRGGVVKNIYIDNVNMLDISGDAITFDLYYWVKNAPAAIPPVDETTPQFRDIYINDVTSFRSGKALKFNGIPEMPIENIHVTNSVFTAREGGLLSESKGIELRNVTIRPDEGPAMTVNNVTDASLTDCSFISEPSVVYTGTNKNVK from the coding sequence ATGAAATTACCATCAACTATTGTTGCTTTCGCATTGACGATAATGCTTGGCAGCTCTGCGGCAAATGCCGGAAATTATGATGCTCTTTATGAGGGTTTGCAATTCGAGATGCCAAAGATTGACCGTCCCGTCTTTCCGTCAAGGGCTGTGTCGCTCACTGACTTCGGTGCTGTTGCCGACGGAGTGTCCCTCAACACTAAGGCTTTTGCCAATGCCATTGACTATCTTTCGTCAAGAGGCGGTGGAACCTTGAATGTCCCTGCTGGAGTGTGGCTCACAGGCCCTATTGTATTGAAATCGAATATCAATCTCCACCTTGACGGAGGGGCATTGATCACGTTTTCAGGTGACGACAGCCTTTATGAGACAAAGTATGTGGTCTATGAGGGGTTTGAGGCATGGCGCACCCAGTCGCCTATCACTGGTGAGAACCTTGAGAACATAGCCATAACAGGCGAGGGTGTCATTGACGGAAATGGAGGTATGTGGCGTCCGGTCAAGCGTGACAAGATGTCGGGTGCCGAATGGAAGAATCTCACAGCCAAAGGTGGCATTGTTGTGGATGACAGGACATGGTATCCTTCTCAGAGCTATATCGATGGCATGGAGTATAGCCAGAAGAGTGATCGCGACCGTGCCGCTCTCACTAAAGAGGAGGCTGCCAGGATCAAGCGTTATCTGCGCCCTGTGATGATACAGCTTGTGAAGTGCAGGAATGTGTTCCTTCAGGGAGTGACATTCCAGAACTCTCCGGCTTGGAATGTGCATCCTCTGATGTGTGAGAACCTCATTGTCGATGGGGTGTTCATCAAAAATCCGTTCTTTGCCCAGAACGGAGACGGACTTGATGTTGAGTCATGCCGAAATGTGATTATATATCGCTCAACCCTTGATGTGGGCGACGATGCCATATGTCTGAAGTCGGGCAAGGATGAGGCTGGCCGTAAGCGCGGAATACCTACAGAGAATGTGATTGTGCGTGATTGCCGTGTGTATCATGGTCATGGCGGATTTGTTGTAGGTAGCGAGATGTCGGGCGGTGTGACCAATGTCTCGGTTGCAGACTGCCAGTTTATTGGCACAGATGTAGGACTGCGCTTTAAAAGCACCCGCGGACGAGGAGGTGTAGTGAAGAACATATATATTGATAATGTAAATATGCTTGACATCTCTGGTGATGCGATTACTTTCGACCTTTATTATTGGGTGAAGAATGCACCTGCCGCCATTCCTCCTGTTGATGAGACCACTCCTCAGTTCCGTGATATATACATCAATGATGTCACATCGTTCCGCTCGGGCAAGGCGTTGAAGTTTAATGGTATCCCCGAGATGCCTATCGAGAATATTCATGTGACCAATTCGGTGTTTACTGCACGTGAGGGAGGACTGCTGTCAGAATCAAAGGGGATAGAGCTCAGGAATGTGACCATCCGTCCCGACGAGGGCCCTGCGATGACGGTCAATAATGTGACTGACGCCTCGTTAACCGATTGCAGTTTCATTTCTGAACCTTCAGTCGTATATACCGGCACCAACAAGAATGTGAAGTAG
- a CDS encoding YhcH/YjgK/YiaL family protein, producing MSNAKKYTPAEAQAWVESREWANGWNINTDSTVNAVEFANQYAANKELWDKLFTFLAENDLNSLPAGKHVLVEGKCWVNIMEYTPKPAQDTRIETHNDFIDLQYTFDGDEVYGVASTLIPITEYDPEKDRTFFRTEDEIDYVPSKPDRFFLYFPGENHQPSVATTENPGTSRKVVGKIEYAK from the coding sequence ATGTCAAACGCCAAAAAGTACACACCTGCCGAAGCACAGGCTTGGGTAGAAAGCCGTGAATGGGCCAACGGATGGAATATAAATACCGACAGTACTGTCAATGCTGTAGAGTTCGCAAACCAGTATGCCGCAAACAAAGAGCTATGGGACAAGCTCTTCACATTCCTTGCAGAAAATGACCTCAACAGTCTGCCCGCAGGCAAGCATGTGCTCGTGGAGGGCAAATGCTGGGTCAACATCATGGAATACACACCCAAACCGGCACAGGACACACGCATAGAGACCCACAATGACTTTATAGACCTCCAGTACACATTTGACGGAGATGAGGTATACGGAGTGGCTAGCACACTTATCCCTATCACCGAATATGATCCTGAAAAAGACAGGACTTTCTTCAGGACCGAGGACGAGATTGATTACGTGCCCTCCAAACCTGACCGCTTCTTTCTTTATTTCCCCGGGGAGAATCACCAGCCATCAGTAGCAACAACCGAAAATCCCGGAACAAGCCGCAAGGTGGTAGGTAAAATAGAATATGCCAAATAA